AAAAGATTAGCAATAAGGATAAACAGGATAAACAGGTTCATAATCTGACAGATTTTGCTGACTTGAACTCTGTATAGTTTGTCTGCAGTTAGGGaaactttgtgtcatttttgtGAACCCACAATTGTGTTTTGTAAACTTAAATGCTGGACTTCAGTAAACTTTCTTGACTTTAATCTATTGTCTCAGTTTTGATCCCTGAGTTCTGGTGTTATTAGTCTCATTGACCAACACTCATGAATTAGAGTATAGATCACTGGAGTCAGAACTTCCTCTGGCCTTTGGGACAGTACTTTTCCCTGAAAATGTATTCAGCTGTGATGCTCTTTACTGGACTTCTGCCTCGAGGTTGTGACTGTCGTTTTTCCAAATGAACAGGTTAAATAACCTTGTTGTTGTGAAGGGGAAGTAAAGGGGGTGCACAGTGTCTATTTTGGTACGACCACAGGGGGAACAAAGTCAGAAATGTAAATTCTAGTGGCCTAAAAAACATATATGCTAATTCACGTTTGATCATGTCACGGCAGACGTGTAGACAATCAGTGACTGGATGTGCCAACATTTCTTACATCTAAACAAAGATAAGACTGAGATAATTGTCTTTGGTgccaaaagagaaaataaaggcACATCTTAATTCTCTCTTTTAGAAGCCTAAGAACCAAGTCAGGAATCTTGGTGTCATTATTGATCTCAATTTTAAAGGCCCCACATTGTAAAAAGTCAGATTTCCTTATCTGAAAAACAGGAAAATCCTCTTTGTAGAATCCATAATATAATGATTTCCTGATAAATTAGACTTCCTGTCCCTCTCTGGAGCTCTGTTGGTGCAGATGTTGACAGTGAGACTGAATAATGAGGACCAAATGCAGCGAACACACTGAGACCAGATCTGCTTCTGTCTCATCTGGATTAAACATGGTACAGCATCCTGAATACGGTTGTTCCTCCTCACTTTATTAAAGCGGGCTGACATTTTCAAGAAAAAGAGAATAACAACAAATGTGTGGCATAACATGTATTCAGTGTAATGGATTCAAATATGAAATTGCTTCTAGATAGAAAGATACCACTTAACTATCAGCTAGTAAATATTGAAACAGACTCTGGAACATTCTCCGCTGACATCTCCTGGACAGACAACATCACAGCGGTCATCAAGAAGGCTCTACAGCGGCGACACTTCCTGAGGGTCCTCAGGAAACACAAGCTGGACTCCAACCTGCTGTTGACCTTCTACCGCTGGTCCATGGAGAGCCTGCTGACGTACTGTATCACAGTATGGTACGGCAGACAGGGAGAGGCTTCAGAGAGTAGTAAAGGCAGCACAGAAGATCATTGGCTGCTCTCGCCCCTCCCTGATGGACACTTACACCTCCCACTGCCTCAGCAGAGTAGACTAGGACTAACAGATTCAAGAACAGGTTTATTCCCAAAAGCCATAACCACTCTgaactcacacatgcactgacTTCACAGACTTCACAGtctaacccccccaacccccagaCTGTCTTCTACTCACTACTGTgcaatatttcatatttaatgcTATTGATAATATGGATAATTGTTGTGCAATTCCATTACTGTGCAATACCCGTATACTGTGCAATATCATTACTCTCATTCTCCAATATCTATTACTCATTGAGTAAGATGATCACCACTATTGGGCAATATTCAAATCATGTGCAATAACCCACACTGCATATCACACCTtaccccccccttttttttttgcactacttatttaatttcatgttgttgtattttttacatATAAAATGAGTTGGAAAATGACCCTGAAACTCAGATGATACCACAACGACAACGCGTGCATCTGTCCTGCTATATGCATGTGTTGGCTGAAGGGCATTGAGTTGCTTTTAATTTCGTTGTAAATGTGTATAGTGACAATAAAAAGGCAATATATCCTATTCTATTCTGTTGAGAACAAGTGATGCAGTGCCCTCTGTTGGCCAATCTGTCACATAGAAACTGGAAACATAATCATTGCATCTCTTACAAAGACGAAGAAAAGCTAACTGCACTTATACATTTAATCTGagtgtctgtttttttccagacacaaacaaacagctttAAAAAATTGTGGAGTAGAAGTCTTAATAGTTTGATATGTATAAGCCAGTTGATATTATCATTCAGAGTCTGACTGCAGTGTTGAAACAGATAAAGCCTTCATTTTGCAGATCCATCTTTGTTTCTCAGTACAGCCCACTGATATCCATTTATTGTTCTGGACAGACATTACACACTGACCATCAgtagcaggaggaggaggttgtgGTGTCCAGTAGCTGAGGGAAGAACATGATGTTTAGATCAAGGCTGATAGATTTTATGATTCAAAGTGTTTAGGAATGTGTCTCTTACCTTACAGTCAGATCACTTCCATCAATCCACTTCCATCTCCCACCTTCAGCTCTCAGGCCAAACCAGTATCCATTAGTTCCTGAACTAACCCGGCTGTAATAATTGAGTGCATACTGACAAGACAGAAAAAGTTATCAGATCTTTAAAACACTATAACTAAATAATTACAATTTTATctacaatgttaaaaaaagaattctgcAAAAAAAGGCAATAATCTGGCGGCTGGGACGCCAAAGAAATGCTGGAAAATAACTTTGTTGTAAATAGTTATTTTTGATTATGAAAATATAGTTTGTAGCTTTAATTTTACATAACATCTTGTGTACTTTTGTTGCTTATAAATAATAAAGGATATTTACACCTGTAAAAACAAATTTGATCTAATCTAAGAAATGTATAACTTGAATTTAAcagttaacagtaaaatattaatatttgtgaacttaaaataaatatgaaatggtCTTCTTctgtaaaaacaatttcaattttttttcaaaattgcaattatttacagttacaggtttttaatgttcttttaccatgttgtgtttttgtaatgtttattgtttgtgtttagttttttttttttacagtgtacagACTCAGTGTGTTCAGaccaacaaaaatacattttaatgtaataaTTGCTTCATAAAAATGTCCACAGTTTTCTCATTaccttttcctcttcatgaTGTACAACAACCAGATCTGAACTCTTTCCTCTGCAGTCTTCTAgagcaacccagtctcacgtcagttcgtgatggcattacgaaattaaatctattagaacgtgataccattacgtaattgtgaagatttacgtgttggggtcacgttttttatactaatgtatttcaatgagaagcatcttacgtaatcacagcacgaaactttctgccacttgGCTGCAGCaaagaagctggatacagcttttatattattggtatttttagcccaataatcgctgttttaatcaacatttattcaccagatcttatcatgttattatttcggtctatttcggccagggaagctggattgctttgttttttattgatatttttaaaactataacgctacatctttcaacatgtatttagctgttatcatggtatgcatttctttattttaataatattatttcggtcttattaccggtgaaatattacagtaaataagacagaacagtaagctacgatatgagccgagctgggcgcattcaaagccgatgtcccacgatgcaatgcgggcattcattcacagaatcagacggcga
This window of the Perca flavescens isolate YP-PL-M2 chromosome 6, PFLA_1.0, whole genome shotgun sequence genome carries:
- the LOC114556806 gene encoding C-type lectin domain family 17, member A-like — translated: MSQVFSFNGGNPHCVSAASLHAAAANLSSTDNWVALEDCRGKSSDLVVVHHEEEKYALNYYSRVSSGTNGYWFGLRAEGGRWKWIDGSDLTVSYWTPQPPPPATDGQCVMSVQNNKWISVGCTEKQRWICKMKALSVSTLQSDSE